From Sporosarcina sp. 6E9, a single genomic window includes:
- a CDS encoding glucose-1-phosphate adenylyltransferase, with the protein MKNCVGMLLAGGEGKRLGLLTKDLAKPAVPFGGKYRIIDFALSNCANSSLQRVGVMTQYSPLELNKHIGNGGPWGMGGLNSGMQVLSPYTAQDGGEWYAGTADAIYQNILYIDSYDPEYVLVISGDHIYQMDYNKLLQHHKDTGADATISVKPVSWEEAPRFGILNTTEDLQIYEFDEKPEKPKSNLASMGIYIFNWSSLKSYLLDDAANEQSSHDFGNDIIPSMVDDGLKLYAYRFDNYWKDVGTIESYWEANMDLLDEDLQFLLNDRNWRTYSNESNIPPQYIDETAVVKQSLINSGCWISGTVENSIVFENVTIEKNSIVSHSILHPGVKVGRDVVLERVIVMGDTNIPDGTCIQVQADEEPLVIDQESLTNLLLTVKV; encoded by the coding sequence ATGAAGAATTGTGTAGGTATGTTGTTGGCTGGTGGGGAAGGTAAGCGGTTGGGTTTATTAACAAAAGATCTCGCAAAACCGGCAGTACCTTTTGGCGGTAAATATCGTATTATTGATTTTGCGTTAAGTAATTGTGCGAATTCAAGTTTGCAAAGGGTAGGTGTTATGACACAATATTCACCACTCGAATTAAATAAACATATTGGAAATGGCGGTCCGTGGGGAATGGGTGGGCTGAATAGTGGGATGCAAGTTCTGTCTCCTTACACAGCACAGGATGGCGGAGAGTGGTATGCAGGTACGGCCGATGCCATTTATCAAAACATTCTTTACATCGATAGTTATGATCCGGAATATGTACTGGTTATTTCAGGCGATCATATTTATCAAATGGATTATAATAAGCTCCTTCAGCATCATAAGGATACGGGTGCGGATGCAACGATTTCAGTTAAGCCAGTTTCTTGGGAAGAAGCACCTCGGTTTGGAATTCTGAATACGACAGAAGACTTGCAAATTTATGAGTTCGACGAGAAGCCTGAAAAACCTAAAAGTAATTTAGCTTCCATGGGAATATATATATTTAATTGGTCATCTTTAAAATCTTATTTACTGGATGACGCAGCAAATGAACAATCCAGTCATGATTTTGGAAATGATATCATTCCATCCATGGTGGATGATGGGTTGAAATTATACGCCTATCGATTTGACAACTACTGGAAAGATGTTGGAACAATTGAAAGCTATTGGGAAGCAAATATGGATTTACTTGATGAGGATTTACAGTTTCTTTTAAATGACAGGAACTGGCGGACATATTCAAATGAATCGAATATACCACCGCAATATATTGATGAAACCGCAGTTGTGAAACAGTCACTTATTAATTCGGGCTGCTGGATAAGCGGCACAGTAGAAAATTCGATCGTATTCGAGAATGTCACCATCGAAAAAAACAGCATTGTATCCCACTCCATTTTACATCCGGGTGTAAAAGTAGGTCGAGATGTAGTTTTAGAAAGAGTGATTGTGATGGGAGATACGAATATCCCAGATGGAACTTGTATCCAAGTTCAGGCGGATGAAGAACCACTTGTGATCGATCAAGAATCATTAACTAATCTATTATTAACAGTAAAAGTCTAA
- the glgD gene encoding glucose-1-phosphate adenylyltransferase subunit GlgD encodes METMMGLINLEHEHHFFHELTYFRSGASIPFAGRYRLIDFPLSNMGDSGVEEIAIFTSSKYRSLMDHLETGENWGVGRRNGGLFILPPDWNDPSDISKGDLRFFHNNRDYFNRGKSAYVLVSGGQYVSNTEYLDAFKYHLEREADITLVSTQQKSLHPEHESCFRIEKDEAGWVTKITNDLNNHELFTGVYIINKELLLSLVDQCIAHNEDHFFVHGIKQRLADLKVQTYENKAYGVFVNSMESYYRHNMNLLNEENYRALFYQKPFIRTKIGNQPPTKYRTGANVTKSILGNGCQIDGDVEGSILFRGVSVEAGATIKNSIIMQRCKIEAGVHLENVILDKDVHITANQKLIGSTEKPYVIAKSKTF; translated from the coding sequence ATGGAAACCATGATGGGTTTGATTAATTTAGAGCATGAACACCACTTTTTTCATGAATTAACATATTTTCGTTCCGGTGCTTCTATCCCGTTTGCGGGTAGGTATCGTTTAATTGATTTCCCTCTTTCTAATATGGGAGATTCGGGTGTTGAAGAAATCGCTATTTTCACTTCTAGCAAATATCGTTCGTTAATGGATCATTTGGAGACTGGAGAAAATTGGGGGGTTGGCAGAAGAAATGGCGGTTTGTTTATCTTACCGCCAGACTGGAATGATCCGTCTGACATTTCAAAGGGGGACTTGCGATTCTTCCATAATAACCGCGATTACTTTAATCGTGGTAAATCTGCCTATGTTCTAGTGAGCGGTGGACAGTATGTTTCTAATACAGAGTATTTGGATGCTTTTAAGTACCATCTTGAACGGGAAGCCGATATCACGCTTGTCTCGACGCAACAAAAATCATTACATCCGGAGCACGAATCCTGCTTTCGTATTGAGAAGGATGAAGCTGGCTGGGTGACAAAAATAACGAATGATTTGAACAATCACGAGCTATTTACAGGCGTGTATATTATTAATAAGGAATTATTATTGTCACTCGTCGACCAATGTATTGCGCATAACGAAGATCACTTTTTCGTGCATGGCATTAAGCAAAGACTGGCTGATTTAAAAGTGCAAACTTATGAAAATAAGGCGTATGGCGTATTTGTAAACTCGATGGAGAGTTATTACAGACACAATATGAATTTATTGAATGAAGAGAATTACCGAGCGTTATTTTATCAAAAACCATTCATCCGGACGAAAATAGGGAATCAGCCGCCAACGAAATACCGAACAGGTGCGAATGTAACGAAATCGATTTTAGGAAATGGTTGTCAAATTGATGGGGATGTAGAGGGTAGTATATTATTCCGAGGCGTATCAGTAGAAGCAGGAGCGACTATTAAAAACTCCATTATTATGCAACGTTGTAAAATTGAAGCTGGTGTACATTTGGAAAATGTCATATTGGATAAAGATGTTCACATTACAGCCAATCAAAAATTAATCGGATCGACGGAAAAGCCATATGTGATTGCAAAAAGTAAAACTTTTTAA
- the glgA gene encoding glycogen synthase GlgA, whose translation MQNILFVASECTPFVKTGGLADVIGSLPQALRTNEKVDVRVILPLYDEIEAEWHEQMTYETSFNVEFGWRNQEVRIYTLTHQNIMYYFVENAYYFTRKGIYGYYDDGERFVFFSHAVIEALHHLDFKPDILHAHDWQAGIAVALAKIKQPIADMKTVFTIHNIKYQGLMKLDTYADFFQLPEEHIAGMEWNGMLNCLKSALFHADKITTVSPTYAEEIKDPYFSEGLESILLEREEDLVGILNGIDTREYNPLTDPAVPVPFRSSRNKKKENKLIMQERVGLPIDADKPIYTIITRLVEQKGLHLVEHIVDAFLEENDVQLIILGTGDSEFEHFFKEAEHRHPNKLVTMLTFDEALARQLYAASDFFIMPSLFEPCGLAQLIALQYKSVPIVRETGGLKDTVHAFNELTGEGNGFSFTNYNAHDLLTVLNYSLTIYHQPLQWLKLSQNVNKSRFSWKESAHEYTTLYRELKARTLPHVESEDGLELQVQEI comes from the coding sequence ATGCAAAATATATTATTTGTCGCATCAGAGTGTACACCCTTCGTTAAAACAGGCGGACTAGCAGATGTAATCGGGTCTCTCCCGCAAGCACTGCGAACGAATGAAAAAGTAGATGTCCGTGTGATTTTGCCACTTTATGATGAGATTGAGGCGGAATGGCATGAACAAATGACATACGAGACCTCTTTTAACGTTGAATTTGGCTGGCGAAATCAGGAAGTGCGCATTTATACGCTGACCCATCAAAACATTATGTATTACTTTGTTGAAAATGCGTATTATTTCACGCGAAAAGGGATTTATGGCTATTACGATGACGGGGAGCGGTTTGTCTTTTTCAGTCATGCGGTGATAGAAGCACTCCATCATCTCGACTTTAAACCAGATATCTTGCACGCACATGACTGGCAAGCGGGGATTGCTGTTGCACTTGCTAAGATTAAACAGCCGATTGCGGACATGAAAACCGTGTTTACAATCCATAACATAAAATACCAAGGTCTCATGAAACTAGATACCTATGCAGACTTCTTCCAATTGCCAGAGGAACATATCGCTGGGATGGAATGGAACGGAATGTTGAATTGCCTGAAAAGTGCACTGTTTCATGCAGATAAAATCACGACAGTTAGCCCGACTTATGCGGAGGAAATCAAAGATCCCTACTTTAGTGAAGGGCTGGAATCTATCCTATTGGAAAGAGAAGAAGATTTGGTGGGTATCTTAAACGGGATTGATACAAGAGAATACAATCCTTTAACAGATCCAGCCGTTCCTGTTCCTTTTCGTTCTTCCAGAAATAAAAAGAAAGAAAACAAGTTAATTATGCAGGAGCGAGTAGGCTTGCCAATTGACGCAGACAAGCCTATATATACAATCATTACTCGGCTTGTTGAGCAGAAGGGATTGCATCTAGTGGAACATATTGTAGATGCTTTTCTGGAAGAAAATGATGTCCAATTAATTATTTTAGGGACAGGTGATTCCGAATTCGAACACTTCTTTAAAGAAGCGGAACATCGCCATCCCAATAAATTAGTGACCATGCTGACATTTGATGAAGCGTTGGCCAGACAATTATATGCGGCATCCGACTTTTTTATAATGCCATCCCTATTTGAACCTTGTGGATTGGCACAACTCATTGCACTACAGTATAAATCCGTGCCGATTGTTCGTGAAACTGGGGGGCTAAAAGATACCGTTCATGCCTTTAATGAGCTGACGGGTGAAGGAAATGGTTTTAGTTTTACGAATTATAATGCGCATGATCTGCTGACTGTATTAAACTATTCATTAACAATCTATCACCAGCCCTTGCAGTGGTTGAAGTTAAGCCAGAATGTGAATAAAAGTCGATTTAGCTGGAAAGAATCGGCACATGAGTACACAACGCTTTACCGTGAATTAAAGGCGCGTACACTGCCTCACGTCGAAAGTGAAGATGGATTGGAGCTTCAGGTGCAAGAAATTTAA
- a CDS encoding glycogen/starch/alpha-glucan phosphorylase, translating into MPELTVDEFIEKIGHKLKQETGKDLKDARNSDIYYVIAAIVNEEMMPQWEATKKKYEEKMNKQVYYLSMEFLIGSLLKSNLLNCGMLDISNQALHKLGFSPEEVYGQEHDAGLGNGGLGRLAACFLDSLASLKYAGHGFGIRYRYGLFEQRIIYGNQIELPDNWLENPYPWETRRADEAVSIDFHGDISMFQKQDGNLEFKYENTDKVMAVPYDIPIIGYQNGVTNTLRLWSAEPVKQNEDHEDGDSNYFHELDHQHSIERISGYLYPDDSQYEGKELRLKQQYFLVSASLQQIIKTYQQNNRKSLKHLAEKVVIQINDTHPTLAIPELMRILLDEAKFSWDNAWKVTTKVIAYTNHTTLSEAFEKWPVEMMKHLLPRIYMIIDEINERFCKGIWFDHKELREEIPELAVIADGQIHMARLAIVGSFSVNGVAKLHTEILKKQEMKNFYSLFPERFNNKTNGITHRRWLLQANPKLASLITESIGSQWIQRPNQLINLLKYSSDQPFLEKVNQVKLENKQILAKLIHDRTGILVDEQSIFDVQVKRLHEYKRQLLKVFHIMYLYDQLKSSPNMDMTPRTFIFGAKAAPSYHLAKEVIKLIHKVATIVNNDPDIRDKLKVVFIENYNVSLAERIIPAADISEQISTAGKEASGTGNMKLMMNGALTVGTLDGANVEIQQEVGSQNIFIFGLKSDEVIQYNNHGGYRAMDLYHSDDRISRILDQLNNGFGTDEIEFKDIYYNILYNNDPYFVLKDFEPYLEIQEHVEQVYRDKSKWLSMSLTNIAYSGKFSSDRTIKEYATEIWKIKPV; encoded by the coding sequence TTGCCTGAACTAACAGTGGATGAGTTTATTGAGAAAATAGGTCATAAATTAAAGCAAGAAACAGGAAAAGATCTAAAAGATGCCCGTAATAGCGATATATATTATGTAATTGCAGCGATTGTCAATGAAGAAATGATGCCCCAATGGGAAGCAACAAAAAAGAAATATGAAGAAAAAATGAATAAGCAGGTTTACTATTTATCTATGGAGTTTTTAATTGGCAGTTTGCTCAAAAGCAATTTGCTGAATTGCGGAATGCTGGATATTTCAAATCAAGCCTTACACAAGCTCGGTTTCAGTCCGGAAGAAGTATACGGACAGGAGCATGATGCTGGTTTAGGAAACGGTGGCTTAGGCCGTTTAGCAGCATGTTTTCTTGATTCGTTAGCTTCTTTGAAATATGCAGGTCACGGTTTTGGCATCCGATACCGTTATGGTTTATTTGAGCAGCGAATTATTTATGGAAATCAGATTGAACTGCCTGATAATTGGTTGGAAAATCCGTATCCGTGGGAAACTAGACGTGCAGATGAAGCAGTAAGTATTGATTTTCACGGGGATATTAGCATGTTTCAGAAGCAAGATGGAAATCTTGAATTTAAATATGAAAACACGGATAAAGTAATGGCTGTTCCGTATGATATTCCCATTATTGGTTATCAAAACGGTGTCACGAATACACTTAGACTTTGGAGTGCTGAGCCGGTAAAGCAGAATGAAGACCATGAGGACGGGGATTCAAACTATTTCCATGAACTCGATCATCAGCATTCGATTGAACGAATATCAGGTTATCTTTATCCGGATGATTCCCAATATGAGGGGAAAGAGCTACGCTTAAAGCAACAATATTTTCTGGTTTCCGCGAGTTTACAACAAATCATAAAAACCTATCAGCAAAATAATCGAAAGTCTTTAAAGCACTTGGCAGAAAAGGTTGTCATACAAATCAATGATACACATCCAACTTTAGCGATTCCAGAACTTATGCGAATATTGCTAGACGAAGCGAAATTCAGCTGGGATAATGCTTGGAAGGTAACGACAAAAGTCATTGCATACACGAATCATACGACCTTAAGTGAAGCCTTTGAAAAATGGCCGGTAGAGATGATGAAGCACTTATTACCAAGAATTTATATGATTATTGACGAGATTAATGAACGATTTTGTAAAGGGATTTGGTTTGACCATAAGGAGTTGAGGGAGGAAATTCCCGAGTTGGCGGTTATTGCCGATGGACAAATTCATATGGCGCGTCTTGCAATTGTAGGTAGTTTTAGTGTAAATGGTGTAGCTAAATTACATACGGAAATATTAAAAAAACAGGAAATGAAAAACTTTTATTCACTTTTCCCTGAACGTTTTAATAATAAGACGAATGGAATTACACACCGCCGTTGGCTGCTACAGGCAAATCCAAAACTAGCATCACTTATAACGGAATCTATCGGTTCACAATGGATTCAGCGTCCAAACCAACTTATAAATCTTTTAAAGTATTCGAGTGACCAGCCTTTTTTAGAAAAGGTCAATCAAGTAAAACTTGAAAATAAGCAAATTTTAGCTAAGCTGATCCATGACCGCACGGGTATTTTAGTGGATGAACAATCGATTTTCGATGTGCAAGTCAAACGATTACATGAATACAAGCGGCAATTGCTGAAGGTTTTTCACATCATGTACTTATATGATCAGTTAAAATCAAGTCCCAATATGGATATGACACCCCGGACCTTTATATTCGGAGCAAAAGCAGCGCCCAGTTATCATTTAGCCAAAGAAGTTATTAAACTCATTCATAAGGTCGCCACGATTGTAAATAACGATCCGGATATTCGGGATAAGTTAAAAGTCGTTTTCATAGAAAATTACAATGTGAGTTTAGCAGAACGCATCATACCCGCTGCCGATATTAGCGAACAAATTTCAACAGCAGGTAAAGAAGCATCAGGCACTGGGAACATGAAGTTGATGATGAATGGTGCTTTAACAGTCGGCACATTGGATGGTGCAAATGTTGAAATCCAACAAGAAGTAGGAAGTCAAAACATTTTCATCTTCGGCTTAAAATCAGATGAAGTCATCCAGTACAATAACCACGGCGGCTACCGGGCCATGGATCTTTATCATAGTGATGACCGTATTAGCAGGATACTTGATCAATTAAATAATGGATTTGGCACAGATGAAATTGAATTTAAAGATATCTATTACAACATCCTGTATAACAACGATCCTTACTTCGTGCTAAAAGACTTCGAACCTTATTTGGAAATCCAAGAGCACGTGGAGCAAGTCTATCGCGATAAATCAAAATGGCTCTCCATGAGTCTCACAAATATCGCTTATTCAGGTAAATTCTCAAGCGATCGCACAATCAAAGAATACGCGACAGAAATCTGGAAGATAAAGCCTGTATAA
- a CDS encoding carbon starvation protein A, protein MATFLGSIILLLAGYAVYSKVIEKAFKIDDSRKTPAYTVNDGMDYVPMSWWRGWLIQLLNIAGLGPIFGAVAGALYGPVAFIWIVFGSIFAGGVHDYFSGMLSLKHNGAQFPQIVGKYLGTFARKSIVVITLILMILVTAAFTAGPAQLIAQITPIPFIGALVIVFAYFLLAAVMPINKIIGKIYPLFGAIIIFMAVAIGAVLVFGNYTIPNLTLSNLHPGELPIWPLLMVTISCGALSGFHSTQSPIVSRTMKKESEGRKVFYGAMIGEGVIALVWAAAGMTFFGGTGGLQAALAAGGPAGVINEMSSTMLGTIGGILALLAVIILPITTGDTALRSSRMIVMESVSKWFDPDKKRTVLIATVLLGIPAFLLSTIDYSFLWRYVGGTNQLSATIMLWVVVSYLLKEGRAHAHILAGVPALFMTGVVATYFLYAPEGLNLAYSLSLTIGGIITFIVFMMYIRQIIRHREVAVKNVVVESSN, encoded by the coding sequence ATGGCTACTTTTTTAGGTTCAATTATTTTATTACTAGCCGGGTACGCGGTTTATTCGAAAGTGATTGAGAAAGCATTTAAGATTGATGATTCTCGTAAAACGCCCGCGTACACCGTAAATGATGGCATGGATTATGTGCCGATGAGCTGGTGGAGAGGTTGGCTAATCCAGTTATTGAATATTGCTGGTTTAGGACCTATTTTCGGTGCAGTTGCAGGTGCGTTGTATGGACCTGTCGCATTTATATGGATTGTCTTCGGTTCGATTTTTGCCGGAGGGGTTCATGATTATTTTTCAGGTATGTTATCTTTGAAACATAACGGGGCACAATTCCCACAAATCGTGGGAAAATACTTAGGAACTTTTGCACGAAAATCGATTGTTGTCATTACACTTATTTTAATGATTTTAGTAACAGCAGCCTTTACAGCAGGTCCAGCACAGCTAATTGCTCAAATTACACCGATTCCCTTTATAGGTGCATTAGTGATTGTATTTGCTTACTTTTTACTCGCTGCAGTTATGCCGATAAATAAAATTATCGGTAAAATATATCCACTCTTTGGTGCAATCATAATTTTTATGGCGGTTGCGATAGGGGCGGTGCTCGTATTTGGTAATTATACGATTCCTAACTTGACATTAAGTAATTTACATCCTGGGGAGTTACCAATTTGGCCATTGCTAATGGTGACGATTTCTTGCGGAGCGCTTTCGGGTTTTCATTCAACGCAAAGTCCAATTGTTTCTAGAACGATGAAGAAAGAGTCAGAAGGACGCAAAGTATTTTACGGTGCAATGATAGGAGAAGGTGTGATTGCACTGGTTTGGGCGGCAGCAGGAATGACATTTTTCGGTGGAACGGGCGGACTTCAGGCAGCGCTTGCCGCGGGTGGTCCAGCAGGTGTGATTAATGAAATGTCTTCAACGATGCTTGGTACAATCGGAGGGATTTTAGCCCTTTTGGCAGTCATTATTTTACCGATTACGACAGGAGATACAGCGCTTCGTTCTTCAAGAATGATTGTCATGGAGTCAGTATCTAAATGGTTTGATCCAGACAAGAAGCGCACGGTTTTGATAGCGACAGTTCTGCTCGGTATTCCAGCATTTTTATTATCAACGATTGACTACTCATTCTTATGGAGATACGTAGGTGGGACAAATCAGCTTTCGGCTACAATTATGTTGTGGGTTGTCGTTTCTTACCTATTGAAAGAAGGACGTGCACATGCGCATATACTCGCAGGGGTCCCAGCACTTTTCATGACGGGTGTCGTAGCAACTTACTTCCTATACGCACCTGAAGGATTGAACTTGGCGTATTCACTTTCACTTACTATCGGCGGTATTATCACATTTATTGTGTTTATGATGTACATACGACAAATTATTCGCCATCGAGAAGTTGCGGTGAAAAATGTAGTAGTAGAATCGAGTAACTAA
- a CDS encoding SDR family oxidoreductase: MNKKVAVITGAGSGLGASLAKKYAEDGYHVCLLGRTAEKLKRTAQGLPNEDHSIFSVDVSSKQEVSRVLTSIKENLGTVDVLVNNAGVGVFDLAENLSEEAVHQMIDINIKGTIFCTQEVLADMKTRNSGSILNIVSTAGLEGKSTESVYCASKFGMRGFHESLLVELEETDIHVFGAYMGGMKTEFWDGIFDESQTAGLMDPGDIADIIYHNAKVRKNLNVEQVVIKNH; this comes from the coding sequence TTGAATAAAAAAGTTGCTGTAATTACAGGTGCTGGAAGTGGATTAGGTGCATCACTTGCGAAAAAGTACGCAGAAGATGGCTATCATGTTTGTTTACTCGGAAGAACGGCAGAAAAATTAAAGCGTACTGCGCAAGGCTTACCAAACGAAGATCATTCAATTTTCTCAGTGGACGTATCCTCTAAACAAGAAGTCTCCCGCGTTCTCACAAGTATTAAAGAAAACTTAGGCACAGTAGATGTCCTTGTAAATAATGCCGGCGTTGGTGTGTTTGATTTAGCGGAAAATTTATCAGAAGAAGCAGTCCACCAAATGATTGACATTAACATAAAAGGGACCATTTTCTGTACACAAGAAGTACTCGCCGACATGAAAACCAGAAATAGCGGTAGCATTTTAAACATCGTCTCCACAGCTGGTTTAGAAGGGAAATCAACAGAGTCTGTATACTGCGCAAGTAAATTTGGTATGCGTGGATTCCACGAGAGTCTATTGGTCGAGCTTGAAGAAACCGACATTCACGTATTCGGCGCCTATATGGGTGGCATGAAAACAGAATTCTGGGACGGTATTTTCGACGAATCCCAAACAGCAGGATTAATGGACCCAGGAGACATTGCTGACATCATCTACCATAACGCAAAAGTTAGAAAAAATTTAAACGTAGAGCAAGTCGTCATAAAAAATCACTGA
- a CDS encoding SLAP domain-containing protein, whose protein sequence is MQTLYFEPAWDKTIAPADRDKIKVHFQSRHLVNNIQFSFLWDAINHKAERLVTVLILNGKETSLPTRDIVIAYNQDSRQIATGIFTLPLAIPAKTSMPWTFIFTQGNQTEAHPHYTIINKSR, encoded by the coding sequence ATGCAAACATTGTATTTTGAACCAGCGTGGGATAAGACAATTGCACCCGCGGATAGAGATAAAATAAAGGTCCATTTTCAATCTAGGCACCTTGTAAACAACATTCAGTTTTCATTTTTATGGGATGCAATCAATCATAAAGCGGAGCGGTTGGTCACAGTTCTCATTCTCAACGGGAAAGAGACTTCCCTTCCTACACGAGATATAGTGATCGCTTATAATCAAGACAGCAGGCAAATTGCTACAGGCATTTTCACCCTACCTCTAGCGATTCCAGCCAAAACATCAATGCCGTGGACTTTTATATTTACACAAGGGAATCAAACAGAAGCACATCCACATTATACGATTATTAATAAATCACGATAA
- a CDS encoding T7SS effector LXG polymorphic toxin: MPRLVNEELNEIVEKLNKYGDDVSTRLYEQYKTSLILSKTNNFRGQAGDAFKAYMSISHINLSQKIINIMAEVLEAAKKVQSDFLMFEQSNRGIVGSTTMEGVKDRINGKSGQFLAIDSHANQLLSQASEFIATTNLPGDEVFQSFDEVLKNINRRRNELSEIDSRVSNNLGDLITRVSHLQRNIFELSENFRDKNGIHYSKLNKIPEQAWYSTESNGAFETMVEDDPFIHHAGVARGDEGQWVVGTSDQNYLASSGYLAGASGQFTRDGLAFDAEGEAAMAKGSIEGKTLFGYGTGEVKGKLLAADGDFHLGKDGVSVEGNVAYAKSDGKVMVGSEEFNGYASGSAEVFTADGHASFVLPLDPDDNVKVGLGGEATAASAKAEAGITIFGVESPGSEFNEVKSVLGIDGEVSAGLQVGVGLKFESEPFYSTDYFNVRANELDINLKVLAGIKIAVQVPTVQLKWPW; encoded by the coding sequence ATGCCTAGGCTAGTAAATGAGGAATTGAATGAGATTGTTGAAAAATTAAATAAGTATGGAGATGATGTATCCACAAGATTATACGAGCAGTATAAAACATCTCTTATTCTTTCGAAAACGAATAACTTCCGTGGTCAAGCGGGGGATGCTTTTAAAGCGTATATGAGTATTTCTCATATCAATTTATCTCAGAAAATTATTAACATAATGGCAGAGGTATTAGAAGCAGCAAAAAAAGTGCAATCCGATTTTTTAATGTTTGAACAAAGCAATCGTGGCATTGTTGGTTCAACTACAATGGAAGGCGTAAAGGATCGGATTAATGGGAAAAGCGGACAGTTTTTAGCGATTGATAGCCATGCAAATCAATTACTTAGTCAGGCATCTGAATTTATTGCAACTACAAACTTGCCAGGAGACGAAGTTTTTCAATCATTTGATGAAGTGTTGAAAAATATTAATAGAAGGCGTAATGAACTTTCGGAAATCGATTCTCGTGTCTCCAATAATCTAGGTGATTTGATAACACGTGTGTCACATTTACAAAGAAATATTTTTGAGCTGTCTGAAAACTTTCGTGATAAAAATGGCATTCATTATAGTAAGTTAAATAAAATTCCGGAACAAGCATGGTATTCAACTGAAAGTAATGGGGCTTTTGAGACTATGGTAGAAGATGATCCTTTTATACATCATGCGGGTGTTGCAAGGGGCGATGAGGGGCAATGGGTTGTTGGAACAAGTGATCAAAATTATTTGGCTAGTTCTGGTTATTTAGCCGGCGCATCTGGTCAATTTACACGAGATGGACTTGCATTTGATGCCGAAGGGGAAGCTGCCATGGCGAAAGGCTCCATCGAAGGAAAAACATTATTTGGATATGGGACAGGTGAAGTAAAAGGCAAGCTTTTGGCTGCGGATGGAGACTTTCATTTAGGAAAAGATGGGGTATCAGTTGAAGGGAACGTTGCGTATGCCAAATCTGACGGCAAGGTTATGGTCGGATCTGAGGAATTTAATGGGTATGCGAGTGGGTCGGCAGAGGTTTTTACAGCAGATGGTCATGCCTCTTTCGTACTTCCATTAGATCCAGATGACAATGTTAAAGTTGGATTAGGCGGAGAAGCAACTGCGGCAAGCGCAAAGGCGGAGGCCGGCATCACAATATTTGGTGTGGAAAGCCCGGGATCTGAATTTAATGAAGTGAAATCTGTTTTGGGAATAGATGGAGAAGTGAGTGCAGGTTTACAAGTTGGAGTAGGTTTGAAGTTCGAGAGTGAACCGTTTTACTCTACTGATTACTTTAATGTACGAGCAAATGAATTAGACATTAATTTAAAGGTCTTAGCGGGAATCAAGATAGCCGTGCAAGTACCAACCGTACAATTGAAATGGCCGTGGTAG
- a CDS encoding DUF5082 family protein, with product MNERITLQNQYNLKQSELNHCSSQIDSLNVRIESLKVIIGKFEELKSDLLDFKSKLNGESKESHTHWKGQLLNEHNNLFKSSLIKGSLSTYIKKVDRNLDDLNTELMRLQNEAYSTEGLIGQIKASLNWISTKIGNLVN from the coding sequence GTGAACGAAAGAATCACGCTTCAAAATCAGTACAACTTAAAACAATCTGAGTTAAATCATTGCAGTTCACAAATAGATTCTCTAAATGTTAGAATTGAATCTCTTAAAGTTATAATAGGGAAATTTGAAGAGTTGAAAAGTGATTTGCTAGATTTTAAAAGTAAGTTGAATGGGGAATCCAAGGAAAGTCATACTCATTGGAAAGGTCAGTTATTGAATGAACATAATAACTTATTTAAAAGCTCGTTAATCAAAGGGAGTTTATCAACCTACATTAAAAAGGTTGACAGGAATTTGGATGATTTAAATACAGAATTAATGAGGTTACAAAATGAAGCATACAGTACAGAAGGTTTAATTGGACAAATAAAAGCATCATTAAATTGGATATCGACGAAGATAGGGAATTTGGTCAATTAA